CAGGGGCGACGCAGCGTCCTGGCTCCTGACCttggccggcggggggggggcggggggggggggtagggtcCGGGCCCGGGCCCCGGGGACCAGAGGGAACGTGGCCTGTCTGCTCGTGTCAACCCTGCAAATGCCAGGAAAGGAAGGCCAGGCTGAGACAGCCCCGCCACGTCTAAGAAATACCAGGTGTGAGGCCGGGGGGAACTGTGTCCCGAAGCTGCAGCCAGCAGTCAGTGGAAGGGAGGGTCCCAGGTCCTACCCGGAGCCCAAGTGGGGATTCTGCGTCATTCCCAGCACCCAAGGAACCCAGGACAGAGAAGGCCTGCCACGGGTGTTCATTCAgcaccaggtgccccctgactccATGGGGGGCCGAGGCGCTCCCTCCTTTCGGCCCCGTGGGTCCCCTGGAAGATGGCGGGGTCGCTTCAGAGcaggagacgggggtgggggcctgggtcGGGCCCACAAGTACCGTGCCGAGCCTGAATGTGACGGAGAGGGCCCCCAAACCCGGGACCCAGGGCTCTCCCGCGTCAGTTCGGAACCCCGCTGTCACCCGAGTGGCCCCCAGGCAGGGCTGTCTGCCTGGGGCCAAGGCTCCCCCCACGTGCCTCCACAGGGTGctcggccggggggggggggtgggcgaggGGGCAGGCTGACCTGGACGTCGGGAGCCCTGGGGGGTCGCCCAGCGGTGCCCTCGAGGACCCTGCAGGGGCGGCCTTGGCCGAAGGCCAGGGGGACTCTCCCTGCTGAAGGCTCTCAGGGCaactcctgccccccacccccgcccttaCAGGTGTCCTCGCTGCCTGCCAGCCGGGCCCGGCGTCGTCATGCCGCACCGCCAGAAGAAAAAGCTGCGCGCCCGCCAGAAACGCCACGAGGgccagggtgaggggcagggtgTGGAGGGTGCtcaggccgccgccgccgcagccgcagAGGCTTCCCCGGGGTCCCCCCGGGCGGGTGCAGCCCAGCAGCCTCAGGGTGCCCCGGCCCCCGGGTCCCCCGGGTCCCCCGGGTCCCCCGGCGCAGGCGCCGCAAGCCCGCCACGTGAGCAGGGCGCCGAGGGCCCggccgcgccccccgccccgggcgccCGCAAAGACCCCCTCAGACGCAAGGCCGACATGCTGGTGCGGTTCCTGCTGGAGAGGCACGCCAGCAAGGAGCCCATCACGCGGGCCGCGCTGCTGAAGATCGTCAGCAGGAAGTACGAGGCGCACTGGGCCGAGATCCTCAGGCGCACCTCGGAGCGCCTGCAGCTGCTCTTCGGCCTCGAGCTCCGGGAGGGCGACGCCGGCGGCCGGGCCTACGAGCTGGTCAGCAAGCCGGGCCTGGAGGGCGACGGCGGCGACAAGGGGCCGCCCAAGAGCGGCCTGGTCATGGCGCTGCTGGGCGTGATCTTCATGAAGGGCAACCGCGCCAGCGAGGAGGAGGTGTGGGAGTTCCTCAACGTGCTGGGCGTGTACGCGGGCCGCAGGCACCCGATCTTCGGGGAGCCCAGGAAGTTCATCACCCAAGATCTGGTGCGCCAGAAGTACCTGGAGTACCGCCACGTGCCGGGCAGCAAACCTCAGCGCTACGAGTTCCTGTGGGGCCCGAGAGCCCGCGCCCACACCAGCAAGATGGAGGTGCTGCAGGTGCTGGCCAAGATCAACGACACGGTGCCCAGCTGCTTCCCCCAGCTGTACCAGGAGGCCCTGCTGGAAGAGGCGGCGCGCGAGAGCTCCACAGACGCAGCCACGGAGGCCTCCGCTGGCGAGGCTGCGGGCGGCCCTTCGGGAGCCGGGGAGCCGTCCCGGGCCCGGGTCGGCCCCGGCCGCCCCATCTAGCGAGGCCGGTGGGGCCGCTGCTCCTCCTGCTCGGGGCGGAAGGGGGCCCTTGACCTTCCAGGTAGTGCAGAGTCCGGGGGGCTGGAGGGAAGTAAGTAGTTCTTCTTCATATTTGTTCTAAACTCTTAACTAATATCAACACACAtatcattcatatttatttaggtGTTTACAAGTTTTTTCCTAGTATCCCTTATTTAGCACTAGAATATAAACTTAAGAATGGCATGGCTCTCACCTCCATGGCTGTTCCTCAAGGGAGAGTTGCAGTGTTGTTGTGTGCAAAACAAAGCCACAGACCATCGATATTGCATTTATGGTCCAGAAGTAGGTAACATGGCATGCAGTAGGGATTTTCATGGCCGTGTGAGAAGAGGAAAACGGAAAAGAGCGGGGAATAGCCAACGGAGAAACACtagttaaataaaaagaaaaggtgttTAATTCATGGTTTGCCTTTTCCATTCAGtctcttagtaaaaaaaaaaaagatatgttctCAAGAatgtttgttttgtctctgtGCACTGTATATTCCCTGCTACCTGCTGGATGAAAAGTAAACTCAgatggggcccttgggtggctccgttggttgggtGACCCACCCTTGGTTTctgctcgggtcacgatctccagtgtggtgggatcaagccccgggtcgggctctctgttgacagtgtggaacctgcttgggattctctccctcccaccctctccctgcccctccccccactcttgctccttctctctggACATAAACAAGCATTCAGGGAAAACCAAACTcaggtggggggcgggtgggaggTTGGGGGTTCATACCAATCCTAACTGCCATTCGCTCAGGCCGGGTATTTTTCTACTGAGCATGTGAAATGCTTCCTATGGTACATAACTTCCAACATTCCTATAGCAAACTTCCTTTACAGACAAAGCACCGGTAAATGCCTCAAGTTCACGGGAGTGGTGAGTGACCTCCCTGGGACTGGATCCCTGCTCTGGATTGGTTTAGATCCATCTCAAGACCCatgctcttcctttcctcccagcttttcattctttctcttctcatcaCTCCACACTCTATCTCATGGGATAAACAAAACCCTGACCCAAAGTGGCGTTTCGGAATACACAGCCACGGTAATAATAATGCTACATAACTGTGTAGCGTGACCAAAGATAAGAAAAAACTGACATCCAGTGTCAACAGGATCACCTGTACATGCAACATCAGACAACCCAAAAAGATCAGGGGCTCTCAAAATCCTGACGGGCCCCACCCCGTCCCTATAAGAAGTAAATCCGTTAGAAGGAGAGGCCCAGAAGATGCTGTCTAGCTGGCAAAGAGAAGGATTCTTCTCTGACAGCAGACCATCTGGGCAGCCCCCTacccccagcctcccaggcctcccccccacccttgccTAGTGTCACATCTTCCTAGGGACAGTGCCCAAGTCCCTGCAAGGCCTGCAGTCAGAAACCTGCTCGAGGGTCGGCAGGGATGTGGATTTCCCAGCAGCCTCTAACTGAGGAGAGGACAAAATGAGGACCCTAGACACCCACACCCCAGAACATGGGATTACCGAGGTGAGCTGCCCTCACACCTAGGGGGCCTCAGGTAGAGCTGTACCTGAGCGTCCCCTCCTCCTTCAAGGTTCTCAGAGATAGAGAAGCCTCGGTTTAAGGGCTGTGTCTTCAGGGCAGTGGAGGCAAGAGTCCCAGCCTGACAGGTAGCAAGGTGGGGACACCGAATGAGGAGGGAGGAACTGCCCATCCTGCCACACCAGGGGCTCCACGACACATACCCTGCTTTCCACCTCGTGTGGCTGTGGCCGGCGCTCTCCGGCTGAGGCTCCCCCTCATTTCTTCTGGTGGGGAACAGAGGAGGGGGGTTCATGGGGAGGCGAGGTCTCGTGCTGAGGCAGCAGCTCCGATTCTGTCCAAGCAGCAGATCCTATCCAACAGGCCTTACTGGCATTTAAGGTGAGGATACTGAGGGCTGATGAGTGGACCCCTATGACAGAGGGGACCACACAGAGCCTCCGGCAGGGGGAAGCCAGGGAGTAGCAGCTGGCCTTCCCCGTCTAGTGTCTCAGGAAGATGACAGCCTTGCCGGAAggctggctgactcagtagagGAAGGAGTCCCATATACTCCCCAGAGTCAAGGTTAGACACCCGAGCAAAGCCCGAGGGGCTAGTCACTCGACAAGAGGGAAGTGTCCTAAAATTTAGCCCCTACTATGATCTTTCAGAGGATCCCAACAGCCCCGGACAGATAGGGTTCATCCTGACTTCCAAATCAGAATGTCCAGGCAGGTAACGGCCTTGGTCTGAGGAGCACGGCCTTAGGTGAGTGGAGGGTAGAGTCCCAGGGCTGGTCATGAGTCAAGAGGAGGACCGCGAGTGAGGAGCAAGGGGACCCCTCACCCCAGAAGAGAGGAGAACGCCCAGAGTCCCACCCTTGCTGTCAGTCCTAGGAGGCCCAGGGCAAAGCTTTCCAGCTGAGGTGTCCCCTCTTTCCACGGGAAGTGGTCTCACGGAGGAGAGGGCCTCTGCCTAATGGGAGCAGCCTCGGTCCTCACGGTGTGGAAACCTCGTCCCTAACTGGAGGCAAGTTGATGACTCTAAATCAGGGGAAAGGGACACCGACCAGAACACACGGGGCCACGTAGAGCCCGACCACTGCTGTCTTCTCTCCGCAAACCCAGGAATGTTGGCATTCCTGTCCCGCTCGTGTCCTCTGGGTGTCTTGTGGAGGAGGTGAGGCACTGGGTCGAAGGGGCGAGCCTCAGCGGAGCAGAGGGAGAAACTCCAGGTCATGCCAAGAATCCGGCATGGGGCCCTACGTCAAGAGGGAACCACCCAAACCATAAAGGTAGAGACGCCACAGAACACCTTGGCCACTGTTGGCCATGGGACTATAGGAAGGGTTGCCATGGGAGGCAACCCTCACAGTCCCCTAAGTGGTCTTAGGCCATGAAAAGCCTTAGCGTGGGGGAACGGGCCTCCAGGTCATGGCAAGAAGCAGTGTGAAGACTGAGTGAGGACCAAGAGAAACAacggaaaagagagaagaacaaacGGTCCCACCACCCTGTCAGACCTGGCTGGGGGATCCAGGCAGGAGTATGCAAATGTGTCACCCACTGGCTTCCAGCCTTGGGGGACTCAGGTCAGTAGAAGGAGGCCTCCTAGATCCTGACAGAGTGAGGACTGTAGGTGTCACCAACCTCAGAACGGTAGAGTCCCATCAaagttttgtccccctctgtTAGCTCTCAGAATCTCCAAACAGCTGTGACTAGATGTGACTTACGTGACTTCCACCTCTGGGGACTCGGGGTGGTGAGGCCCTTGGTTGGAAGCGAGAAAAGGGACAACTGCCAGGCTGTGCCAGGGATAAGGGTAAGGGCCCTGAAAAAGGAGCAGAGCATGAAAACCATAACAATGGTGCAGCACATCATATCCGCCCTGCTGTCAGTCCCGGGAGACATCGGGAAAGATGTCAGGCAGAGTGAAGGCAACCCTCAATTCCTGTCAGGGTgacagagaaatagggagagcAAGAGATCAAGAGAGGAAGGAATGAGGCCATCCCAGAGTCAAACTGAGGAACCTGAGTGAGGACCAGGGAGACAAACCATCATAAGTTCCAGATTTGCCTCCCACAACTTTGTGTCTCAAGCGACCACAGGCAGGGGTGGCCAAATATGGTCATCCTCACTCTTTCTACTGGGTCTCAAAGTGTTGTGGCCTTCCTAAGAGGAGATGTCTTCAGGCGAAGGTAGAGAGGAGCCACCGGCCCTCCTAGGATTCAATGTGACAACCCTGACTGAAGATTGAggggcccctgccccaccccccgaGCGGAAGGGACAACAAAGAGTCCAGCTGCACCTCTGCTCAGCGCTTCAAGACTCAGGGCAGGGTGGACAGGCAGAGGATCCCCTATTCCTCCCTTATAGCATGTCTAAGGATGTTAAGATCCTTAGCCTGAATGTGAAGCCACTAGAGGGCAGAAGGGTGTGTCCCAGCCCCGAGGTGACAAAGTGAGCAGCCCCCCCGCCAGCCCCTGTGGTCACCCTGGTTCACTCCCGGGCAGGTCTGTCTGACAGTGGCCCAAGACTCCCAACA
This region of Acinonyx jubatus isolate Ajub_Pintada_27869175 chromosome X, VMU_Ajub_asm_v1.0, whole genome shotgun sequence genomic DNA includes:
- the LOC113597717 gene encoding melanoma-associated antigen B1-like; protein product: MPHRQKKKLRARQKRHEGQGEGQGVEGAQAAAAAAAEASPGSPRAGAAQQPQGAPAPGSPGSPGSPGAGAASPPREQGAEGPAAPPAPGARKDPLRRKADMLVRFLLERHASKEPITRAALLKIVSRKYEAHWAEILRRTSERLQLLFGLELREGDAGGRAYELVSKPGLEGDGGDKGPPKSGLVMALLGVIFMKGNRASEEEVWEFLNVLGVYAGRRHPIFGEPRKFITQDLVRQKYLEYRHVPGSKPQRYEFLWGPRARAHTSKMEVLQVLAKINDTVPSCFPQLYQEALLEEAARESSTDAATEASAGEAAGGPSGAGEPSRARVGPGRPI